In a genomic window of Streptomyces pristinaespiralis:
- a CDS encoding HNH endonuclease: MRDTLVLNASFEPLSTVTLNRAVVLVLQDKAVVEQSHPALRVRAAAVDLPVPRVIRLCRYVRVPFRRQAPWSRRGVLVRDQHRCAYCGRRATTVDHVVPKSHGGADSWLNTVASCAEDNHRKADRTPEQAGMPLLHEPFVPSPADAMLLGLRSGERAALPDWLAAAQPAA, encoded by the coding sequence ATGCGGGACACACTGGTGCTCAATGCGAGCTTCGAGCCGTTGTCGACGGTGACGCTCAACCGCGCGGTCGTGCTGGTGCTTCAGGACAAGGCCGTGGTCGAGCAGTCCCACCCGGCACTCCGGGTGCGTGCGGCGGCGGTGGATCTCCCGGTGCCCCGGGTGATCAGGCTCTGCAGATACGTACGGGTGCCGTTCCGAAGACAGGCGCCGTGGTCGAGGCGGGGTGTGCTGGTGCGGGACCAGCACCGGTGCGCCTACTGCGGGCGGCGTGCCACGACGGTGGACCACGTGGTGCCGAAGTCGCACGGTGGCGCGGACAGCTGGCTGAACACGGTGGCCTCCTGCGCCGAGGACAACCACCGCAAGGCGGACCGGACGCCGGAGCAGGCAGGGATGCCGCTGCTGCACGAGCCGTTCGTGCCGTCGCCGGCGGACGCGATGCTGCTCGGTCTGCGGTCGGGCGAGCGTGCGGCGCTGCCGGACTGGCTGGCGGCGGCGCAGCCCGCCGCGTAG
- a CDS encoding DNA-3-methyladenine glycosylase, which produces MIESSDRTPLPRDHFDRPVLEVAPDLLGCTLTRLTDDGPIELRITEVEAYAGEADPGSHAFRGRTARNEVMFGPPGHAYVYFTYGMWHCLNVVCGPEGRASGVLLRAGEVTVGADLARKRRLSARHDKELAKGPARLATALDVDRSLNGADLCLGPAAPLSLLPGLRPAPDQVRNGPRTGVGGEGAFHPWRFWIDGDPTVSPYRAHVPRRRPATQLDSDAGDA; this is translated from the coding sequence ATGATCGAGAGCTCCGACCGTACGCCGCTGCCCCGGGACCACTTCGACCGCCCGGTGCTCGAGGTCGCACCCGACCTCCTCGGCTGCACGCTGACCCGCCTGACCGACGACGGCCCCATCGAGCTGCGCATCACGGAGGTGGAGGCGTACGCGGGAGAGGCCGACCCCGGCTCGCACGCCTTCCGCGGCCGCACCGCGCGCAACGAAGTGATGTTCGGCCCGCCGGGGCACGCGTATGTCTACTTCACCTACGGGATGTGGCACTGCCTCAATGTGGTGTGCGGCCCGGAGGGCAGGGCGAGCGGAGTCCTGCTCCGCGCCGGCGAGGTGACAGTGGGCGCCGACCTGGCGCGCAAACGTCGACTCTCGGCCCGGCATGACAAGGAACTGGCCAAAGGACCCGCCCGGCTCGCCACCGCGCTCGATGTGGACCGCAGCCTCAATGGAGCGGACCTCTGCCTCGGGCCGGCCGCGCCCCTCTCTCTGCTCCCGGGACTCCGGCCGGCGCCGGACCAGGTCAGGAACGGTCCGCGTACCGGGGTGGGAGGAGAAGGCGCATTCCACCCCTGGCGCTTCTGGATAGACGGCGACCCGACGGTCAGCCCCTACCGGGCCCACGTGCCGCGCCGCAGGCCCGCGACGCAACTTGACTCGGATGCCGGCGACGCCTAA
- a CDS encoding sporulation protein yields MGFKKLLASLGAGGASVETELTEANVVPGGVVQGEVRIQGGSVDQQIEGLSVGLQARVEVEGGDQEVKQDIEFTKQRLGGAFEVKAGAVHVVPFGLEIPWETPITTIEGQSLRGMDIGVTTELEIARAVDSGDLDPIHVHPLPAQQAILDAFVQLGFRFKSADMERGHIRGTRQRLPFYQEIEFLPPQQYRGLNQVELTFVADDREMDVILEMDKKPGLFSESSDSYKAFKVDHEDFRSTDWAAYLNQWLADVGGRRNWL; encoded by the coding sequence ATGGGCTTCAAGAAGCTGCTTGCGAGCTTGGGTGCGGGCGGTGCCTCCGTGGAGACGGAGCTCACCGAGGCGAACGTCGTCCCCGGCGGTGTCGTCCAGGGCGAGGTGCGTATCCAGGGCGGCTCGGTGGATCAGCAGATCGAGGGGCTGTCCGTCGGTCTCCAGGCCCGCGTCGAGGTCGAGGGCGGTGACCAGGAGGTCAAGCAGGACATCGAGTTCACCAAGCAGCGGCTCGGCGGTGCCTTCGAGGTGAAGGCCGGAGCGGTGCACGTGGTGCCCTTCGGGCTCGAGATCCCGTGGGAGACCCCGATCACCACCATCGAGGGACAGTCCCTGCGCGGCATGGACATCGGCGTGACGACGGAGCTGGAGATCGCGCGCGCGGTGGACTCGGGCGACCTCGACCCGATCCACGTGCACCCGCTGCCGGCTCAGCAGGCGATCCTCGACGCCTTCGTCCAGCTCGGTTTCCGCTTCAAGAGCGCCGACATGGAGCGCGGTCACATCCGTGGGACGCGTCAGCGGCTGCCGTTCTACCAGGAGATCGAGTTCCTCCCGCCGCAGCAGTACCGCGGGCTGAACCAGGTCGAGCTGACGTTCGTCGCCGACGACCGCGAGATGGACGTCATCCTGGAGATGGACAAGAAGCCGGGCCTCTTCAGTGAGAGCAGCGACTCGTACAAGGCGTTCAAGGTGGACCACGAGGACTTCCGGTCGACCGACTGGGCGGCCTACCTCAACCAGTGGCTGGCGGATGTCGGCGGCCGTCGCAACTGGCTCTAG
- a CDS encoding DUF1015 domain-containing protein, producing the protein MNNEGPAADGGLRLIPFRGLRYVPERVGSLAAVTSPPYDVVVRPDGLHHLESSDPHNIVRLILPQATTPEDRHHQAAQTLTRWLEEGVLAADDEPALYVYEQRKGDVLQRGVIGALALSEPSDGVVLPHEGVMPDIVADRAALMRTTAANLEPLLLTYRGSGRAVGTTAVIERTVRRSPLLSTTTEDGFSHRLWCVTDAGEQAEIQEDLKRHQAMIADGHHRWATYLRLRAEHTSPGPWNYGLVLLIDSARYPLQVRAIHRLLHGLPVDRALTALAGSFRVRHLDVPLPQALDVLADAAGEGNAFLLAGEGGFHLVDRPDAGLLSRTVPNGPPEAWRTLDATVLHSTLLEQVWRIPDDPEHIAYIHDARAAVTKAERDGSTAVLMHPVREDVVRELALQGVTMPRKSTSFGPKPATGLVLRSLTLE; encoded by the coding sequence ATGAACAACGAAGGTCCTGCGGCCGATGGCGGCCTGCGTCTGATCCCGTTCCGCGGACTGCGCTACGTCCCCGAGCGGGTGGGCAGCCTCGCCGCCGTGACCTCGCCGCCGTACGACGTGGTCGTCAGGCCGGACGGCCTGCACCACCTGGAGTCGTCGGACCCGCACAACATCGTGCGCCTGATCCTGCCCCAGGCGACCACCCCGGAGGACCGCCACCACCAGGCCGCGCAGACGCTCACGCGCTGGCTCGAGGAGGGCGTCCTCGCCGCGGACGACGAGCCCGCCCTGTACGTCTACGAGCAGCGCAAGGGTGACGTCCTGCAACGCGGCGTCATCGGGGCGCTGGCGCTCTCGGAGCCGTCCGACGGCGTCGTCCTGCCCCACGAGGGTGTCATGCCGGACATCGTCGCCGACCGCGCGGCCCTGATGCGCACGACGGCCGCGAACCTGGAACCGCTGCTCCTCACGTACCGCGGCTCCGGCAGGGCCGTCGGCACGACCGCGGTCATCGAACGCACCGTCCGGCGCTCGCCGCTGCTGTCCACGACCACGGAGGACGGCTTCAGCCACCGCCTGTGGTGCGTCACCGACGCCGGGGAACAGGCGGAGATCCAGGAGGACCTGAAGCGGCATCAGGCGATGATCGCCGACGGCCACCACCGCTGGGCGACCTATCTGCGGCTGCGCGCGGAGCACACCTCGCCCGGCCCGTGGAACTACGGCCTGGTGCTGCTGATCGACTCCGCCCGTTACCCCCTTCAGGTACGGGCCATCCACCGCCTGCTGCACGGCCTGCCGGTCGACCGGGCGCTCACGGCCCTGGCAGGTTCCTTCCGTGTCAGGCACCTCGACGTACCGCTGCCGCAGGCACTGGACGTCCTGGCCGACGCCGCCGGCGAGGGCAACGCCTTCCTCCTCGCCGGGGAGGGCGGGTTCCACCTCGTCGACCGTCCGGACGCCGGGCTGCTGAGCCGCACGGTGCCGAACGGTCCGCCGGAGGCATGGCGCACCCTGGACGCCACGGTGCTGCACTCCACGCTCCTGGAGCAGGTCTGGCGGATCCCGGACGACCCCGAGCACATCGCCTACATCCACGACGCCCGGGCGGCGGTCACCAAGGCCGAACGCGACGGCAGCACGGCGGTGCTGATGCACCCGGTGCGGGAGGACGTCGTGCGGGAGCTGGCGCTGCAAGGCGTCACGATGCCCCGCAAGTCGACGTCGTTCGGACCGAAGCCGGCGACGGGACTGGTGCTGCGGAGCCTCACGCTGGAATGA
- a CDS encoding YbhB/YbcL family Raf kinase inhibitor-like protein has translation MTELKRAPLPHDFHPAVPSFTVVSDDVEPGSVLKDSQVQAACNSSPQLRWEGFPAETKSFAVTCFDPDAPTGSGFWHWVLFDIPASVTELPAGAGGGKFEGLPEGAVHARNDYGTKNFGGAAPPAGERHRYVFTVYAVDSEKLGPDSDASPAVVGFNLRFHTLARAQLIGEYEAPAGG, from the coding sequence GTGACCGAGCTCAAGAGGGCTCCGCTTCCCCACGACTTTCATCCGGCGGTGCCGTCGTTCACGGTGGTGAGCGACGACGTCGAGCCGGGGTCGGTACTGAAGGACTCCCAGGTGCAGGCCGCATGCAACAGCTCGCCGCAGCTGCGCTGGGAGGGTTTTCCCGCGGAGACCAAGAGCTTCGCCGTGACGTGCTTCGACCCCGACGCGCCGACCGGCAGCGGCTTCTGGCACTGGGTGCTCTTCGACATCCCGGCGTCGGTGACGGAACTGCCGGCGGGTGCGGGCGGCGGGAAGTTCGAGGGGCTGCCCGAGGGCGCCGTCCACGCCCGTAACGACTACGGGACGAAGAATTTCGGCGGGGCCGCTCCGCCGGCGGGCGAAAGGCACCGCTACGTCTTCACCGTGTACGCGGTGGACAGCGAGAAGCTCGGACCGGACTCCGATGCCTCTCCCGCGGTCGTCGGCTTCAACCTGCGTTTCCATACGCTCGCCCGTGCCCAGCTGATCGGCGAGTACGAAGCCCCTGCCGGAGGCTGA
- a CDS encoding tetratricopeptide repeat protein, whose protein sequence is MRQELQSLPKGLAEDVARNLVMVANLIDEDPEQAYAYSRIALRLASRVAAVREAAGFAAYATQKYSEALAEFRAARRMTGTVELWPVMADCERGLGRPERALAMAGEPEVQKLDKAGQVEMRLVAAGARRDMGQLDAAIVTLQSPELASNSVQPWTARLRYAYADALLAAGRENEAREWFAKALEADKDGATDASDRLAEMDGVEFVDALHDDEDAEDHEDAEGDQVTDRAGDDDLKAGSGPESVTGPETGTDGTDAEPDAGQDRSGDQS, encoded by the coding sequence GTGCGGCAGGAGCTCCAGAGCCTGCCGAAGGGTCTCGCCGAGGATGTCGCCCGTAACCTCGTCATGGTCGCGAACCTGATCGACGAGGACCCCGAGCAGGCGTACGCCTACTCCCGTATCGCGCTGCGGCTCGCGTCCCGTGTGGCCGCCGTGCGTGAGGCGGCGGGCTTCGCCGCCTACGCGACGCAGAAGTACTCGGAGGCGCTGGCCGAGTTCCGTGCGGCGCGGCGGATGACGGGCACCGTGGAGCTGTGGCCCGTCATGGCCGACTGCGAGCGCGGGCTCGGACGGCCGGAGCGGGCGCTGGCGATGGCCGGTGAGCCGGAGGTCCAGAAGCTGGACAAGGCCGGCCAGGTCGAGATGCGGCTCGTCGCCGCCGGAGCGCGCAGGGACATGGGGCAGCTGGACGCCGCCATCGTGACCCTGCAGAGCCCCGAGCTCGCCTCCAACTCCGTTCAGCCCTGGACGGCGCGGCTGCGTTACGCCTACGCCGACGCCCTTCTCGCGGCAGGCCGTGAGAACGAGGCCCGGGAGTGGTTCGCCAAGGCGCTCGAGGCGGACAAGGACGGCGCCACCGACGCGTCGGACCGGCTCGCCGAGATGGACGGTGTCGAGTTCGTCGACGCCCTGCACGACGACGAGGACGCCGAGGACCACGAGGACGCCGAGGGCGACCAGGTCACGGACCGCGCCGGGGACGACGACCTGAAGGCCGGCAGCGGCCCCGAGTCCGTCACCGGGCCCGAGACCGGCACCGACGGCACCGACGCCGAGCCGGACGCCGGCCAGGACAGGTCCGGCGACCAGTCGTAA
- a CDS encoding SPFH domain-containing protein has protein sequence MQPIIIVLIILVVLVFIALIKTIQVIPQASAAIVERFGRYTRTLNAGLNIVVPFIDSIRNRIDLREQVVPFPPQPVITQDNLVVNIDTVIYYQVTDARAATYEVASYIQAIEQLTVTTLRNIIGGMDLERTLTSREEINAALRGVLDEATGKWGIRVNRVELKAIEPPTSIQDSMEKQMRADRDKRAAILTAEGIRQSQILTAEGEKQSAILRAEGEAKAAALRAEGEAQAIRTVFESIHAGDADQKLLAYQYLQMLPKIAEGDANKLWIVPSEIGDALKGLSGAMGNFNPMAGMGGGGSVPKQTGGNGTERREQPPID, from the coding sequence ATGCAACCGATCATCATCGTCCTGATCATTCTGGTGGTGCTGGTCTTCATCGCCCTGATCAAGACGATCCAGGTCATCCCACAGGCCAGCGCCGCCATCGTCGAGCGCTTCGGACGCTACACCCGCACCCTCAACGCGGGCCTGAACATCGTCGTCCCGTTCATCGACTCCATCCGCAACCGCATCGACCTGCGCGAGCAGGTCGTCCCCTTCCCGCCCCAGCCGGTGATCACCCAGGACAACCTGGTCGTCAACATCGACACCGTCATCTACTACCAGGTGACCGACGCCCGTGCCGCGACCTACGAGGTCGCCAGCTACATCCAGGCCATCGAGCAGCTCACCGTCACCACCCTGCGCAACATCATCGGCGGCATGGACCTCGAGCGGACCCTGACCTCCCGCGAGGAGATCAACGCGGCCCTGCGCGGCGTCCTCGACGAGGCGACCGGCAAGTGGGGCATCCGCGTCAACCGCGTCGAGCTCAAGGCCATCGAGCCGCCCACCTCCATCCAGGACTCGATGGAGAAGCAGATGCGCGCCGACCGTGACAAGCGCGCGGCGATCCTCACCGCGGAAGGCATCAGGCAGTCGCAGATCCTGACCGCCGAAGGTGAGAAGCAGTCGGCGATCCTGCGCGCCGAAGGTGAGGCCAAGGCGGCCGCCCTGCGCGCCGAGGGCGAGGCCCAGGCCATCCGTACCGTCTTCGAGTCCATCCACGCCGGGGACGCCGACCAGAAACTGCTCGCCTACCAGTACCTGCAGATGCTCCCGAAGATCGCGGAGGGCGACGCCAACAAGCTCTGGATCGTCCCCAGCGAGATCGGCGACGCCCTCAAGGGCCTCAGCGGCGCCATGGGCAACTTCAACCCGATGGCCGGCATGGGCGGCGGCGGCTCAGTGCCCAAGCAGACCGGCGGCAACGGCACCGAACGCCGCGAGCAGCCCCCCATCGACTGA
- a CDS encoding sulfite exporter TauE/SafE family protein: MALSIWEALAVFAAGVGAGTINTIVGSGTLITFPVLLATGLPPITANVSNALGLVPGSVSGAIGYRAELRGQTGRVLRLGVTALLGGLAGAVLLLALPSDAFDTIVPVLIALALILIILQPRLAKAVQRRREANGTEPRPNGGPVLHTGLFLASAYGGYFGAAQGILYLSLMGLLLDDGLQRLNAVKNILGAVVNGVAAVFFLFVADFDWTAVLLIAVGSAIGGQLGAGIGRKLKPAVLRGFIVVVGTVAIVQLLLR, encoded by the coding sequence ATGGCGTTGTCCATCTGGGAAGCACTGGCGGTATTCGCGGCCGGCGTGGGAGCCGGAACCATCAACACCATCGTCGGCTCCGGCACCCTGATCACCTTCCCGGTGCTACTGGCCACCGGGCTGCCCCCGATCACGGCGAACGTCTCCAACGCCCTGGGCCTCGTCCCCGGCTCCGTCAGCGGCGCCATCGGCTACCGCGCGGAGCTCCGGGGACAGACCGGCCGGGTCCTCCGCCTCGGGGTCACCGCGCTCCTCGGCGGTCTGGCCGGCGCGGTCCTGCTTCTCGCCCTGCCGTCCGACGCGTTCGACACGATCGTCCCCGTACTGATCGCGCTCGCCCTGATCCTCATCATCCTTCAGCCGCGCCTCGCCAAGGCCGTGCAGCGACGCCGTGAGGCGAACGGCACCGAGCCGCGCCCGAACGGTGGACCCGTCCTCCACACCGGCCTGTTCCTCGCCAGCGCGTACGGCGGCTACTTCGGCGCCGCCCAGGGCATCCTCTACCTCTCCCTCATGGGCCTGCTCCTCGACGACGGCCTTCAGCGGCTGAACGCCGTGAAGAACATCCTCGGTGCCGTGGTCAACGGAGTCGCCGCCGTCTTCTTCCTCTTCGTCGCCGACTTCGACTGGACCGCCGTCCTGCTGATCGCCGTCGGATCCGCCATCGGCGGACAGCTCGGCGCCGGAATAGGCCGCAAGCTCAAGCCCGCCGTGCTGCGCGGCTTCATCGTCGTCGTCGGCACCGTCGCCATCGTCCAGCTCCTGCTGCGCTGA
- a CDS encoding response regulator, producing the protein MADKRIRVLLVDDHQVVRRGLRTFLEVQDDIEVVGEAGDGAEGVALTEELKPDVVLMDVKMPGMDGIDALRKLRELANPAKVLVVTSFTEQRTVVPALRAGASGYVYKDVDPDALAGAIRSVHAGHVLLQQEIAGALLSDGDPGNGTGRGNSLTEREREVLGLIADGRSNREIARALVLSEKTVKTHVSNILMKLDVADRTQAALWAVRHGMTE; encoded by the coding sequence GTGGCTGACAAGAGGATCCGCGTGCTGCTGGTCGACGACCATCAGGTGGTGCGGCGCGGCCTGCGCACGTTCCTGGAGGTCCAGGACGACATCGAAGTCGTCGGCGAGGCGGGTGACGGCGCGGAGGGCGTCGCCCTCACCGAGGAGCTCAAGCCGGACGTCGTCCTCATGGACGTCAAGATGCCGGGCATGGACGGCATCGACGCCCTGCGGAAGCTGAGGGAGCTGGCCAACCCGGCGAAGGTCCTCGTCGTGACCAGCTTCACCGAGCAGCGCACGGTGGTTCCCGCCCTGCGCGCGGGCGCCTCGGGCTACGTCTACAAGGACGTGGACCCGGACGCACTGGCGGGCGCCATCCGTTCCGTGCACGCGGGCCATGTGCTGCTCCAGCAGGAGATCGCGGGGGCGCTGCTGTCCGACGGCGATCCGGGCAACGGCACGGGCCGCGGGAACAGCCTCACCGAGCGGGAGCGCGAGGTCCTGGGCCTCATCGCGGACGGACGTTCGAACCGGGAGATTGCGCGGGCGCTGGTCCTCTCGGAGAAGACCGTAAAGACGCACGTCTCGAACATCCTGATGAAGCTGGACGTGGCGGACCGCACGCAGGCGGCGCTCTGGGCGGTCCGGCACGGGATGACGGAGTGA
- a CDS encoding chaplin — translation MKNLKKAAALTMITGSLVAAGAGVASATTGGSHAHGEAVHSPGVLSGNLVQAPVHVPVNVVGNSVNVIGLLNPAFGNVGING, via the coding sequence GTGAAGAACCTGAAGAAGGCCGCGGCCCTCACGATGATCACCGGCAGCCTCGTGGCGGCGGGCGCCGGTGTCGCGTCGGCCACCACCGGCGGCTCTCACGCCCACGGCGAGGCTGTGCACTCCCCGGGCGTCCTCTCGGGCAACCTGGTCCAGGCGCCGGTGCACGTCCCGGTGAACGTGGTGGGCAACTCGGTGAACGTGATCGGCCTGCTGAACCCGGCGTTCGGCAACGTCGGCATCAACGGCTGA
- a CDS encoding NfeD family protein, whose translation MDIDAWVWWLIGAVGLGIPLVLTAMPEFGMFSAGAVAAAVVAAVGGGTVAQVLVFAAVSVALIAVVRPIAMRHRSQGPGFASGVDALKGRQAIVLERVDGNGGRIKLAGEVWSARAFDATMAYEEGQQVDVIEIDGATAVVM comes from the coding sequence GTGGACATCGACGCATGGGTGTGGTGGCTGATCGGCGCGGTCGGACTGGGCATTCCGCTCGTGCTGACCGCCATGCCGGAATTCGGAATGTTCTCCGCGGGCGCCGTGGCCGCGGCCGTCGTGGCGGCGGTCGGCGGCGGCACGGTGGCCCAGGTGCTCGTCTTCGCCGCGGTGTCGGTGGCGCTCATCGCCGTCGTGCGCCCGATCGCCATGCGGCACAGATCGCAGGGCCCCGGCTTCGCCAGCGGGGTGGACGCCCTGAAAGGCCGTCAGGCCATCGTCCTGGAACGGGTCGACGGCAACGGCGGCCGGATCAAACTCGCCGGTGAGGTCTGGTCCGCCCGCGCCTTCGACGCCACCATGGCCTACGAAGAAGGCCAGCAGGTCGACGTCATAGAGATCGACGGGGCGACCGCCGTCGTCATGTGA
- a CDS encoding HAD-IIA family hydrolase, with protein MSQQGVNRPSGSTRALSEAYDTALLDLDGVVYAGGEAIAHAVASLADARQQGMHLAYVTNNALRTPDAVATHLTELGIPTEAGDVINSAQAVARLISEQVPPGSRVLVVGGDGLRVALRERGLVPVESADDDPAAVVQGYGGPELPWGRFAEACYAIARGVPWYASNTDLTIPSARGIAPGNGAAVEVVRIATGAEPQIAGKPLPPMHRETILRTGAERPLVVGDRLDTDIEGAFNGGVDSLLVLTGVTDAAQLLAAVPQHRPTYVDADLRGMLTGQPEVSERDGVFGCGGWTAAVRGEELALDGDGHPLDGLRALCGAAWTDAGDGSCTLDAAKALARLGLQNCQADGLPGRGDARVG; from the coding sequence ATGAGTCAGCAGGGTGTGAACCGGCCGAGCGGAAGCACACGGGCGCTGAGCGAGGCGTACGACACCGCCCTGCTCGACCTCGACGGGGTCGTGTACGCGGGCGGGGAGGCGATCGCGCACGCCGTCGCGTCGCTGGCGGACGCCAGGCAGCAGGGCATGCACCTGGCGTACGTGACGAACAACGCGCTGCGCACCCCCGACGCGGTGGCCACCCACCTCACCGAGCTGGGCATCCCGACAGAGGCCGGCGATGTGATCAACTCCGCGCAGGCGGTGGCGCGGCTGATCTCCGAGCAGGTGCCTCCCGGCTCCCGGGTGCTCGTGGTCGGGGGCGACGGCCTGCGGGTCGCACTGCGCGAGCGCGGTCTCGTGCCCGTGGAGTCCGCCGACGACGACCCCGCCGCGGTCGTGCAGGGCTACGGCGGTCCCGAACTGCCCTGGGGCCGCTTCGCGGAGGCCTGTTACGCGATCGCGCGGGGTGTGCCGTGGTACGCCTCGAACACCGACCTCACGATCCCGAGCGCCCGCGGCATCGCGCCCGGCAACGGGGCCGCCGTCGAGGTCGTACGGATCGCGACGGGGGCGGAGCCGCAGATCGCGGGCAAGCCGCTGCCGCCGATGCACAGGGAGACGATCCTGCGCACGGGCGCGGAGCGGCCGCTGGTCGTGGGGGACCGGCTGGACACGGACATCGAGGGGGCGTTCAACGGCGGCGTCGACTCGCTGCTCGTGCTGACCGGTGTGACGGACGCGGCGCAGCTGCTCGCGGCCGTGCCGCAGCACCGGCCGACCTATGTGGACGCCGATCTGCGCGGCATGCTGACCGGGCAGCCCGAAGTGTCGGAGCGCGACGGCGTGTTCGGCTGCGGCGGATGGACGGCGGCGGTGCGCGGGGAGGAGCTGGCGCTCGACGGCGACGGCCATCCGCTGGACGGCCTGCGCGCGCTGTGCGGTGCCGCGTGGACCGACGCGGGCGACGGATCCTGCACCCTCGACGCGGCGAAGGCGCTGGCCAGGCTGGGACTTCAGAACTGCCAGGCCGACGGCCTCCCCGGGAGAGGCGATGCGAGGGTAGGCTAA
- a CDS encoding ABC transporter ATP-binding protein: MSDVLELVDVSVVRDGRALVDDVSWSVKEGERWVILGPNGAGKTTLLNLASSYLFPTTGKVQILGDRLGGVDVFELRPRIGMAGIAMADKLPKRQTVLQTVLTAAYGMTATWHEDYDEVDEQRARAFLDRLGMTEYLDRRFGTLSEGERKRTLIARAMMTDPELLLLDEPAAGLDLGGREDLVRRLGRLARDPYAPSMIMVTHHVEEIAPGFTHVLMIRQGKVLAAGPMETELTSRNLSLCFGLPLVVERNGERWSAQGLPLG; the protein is encoded by the coding sequence ATGAGCGATGTACTGGAGCTGGTGGACGTATCCGTGGTCCGCGACGGACGCGCTCTGGTGGACGACGTCTCCTGGTCGGTCAAGGAAGGCGAGCGCTGGGTGATCCTCGGTCCCAACGGCGCCGGCAAGACCACCCTCCTCAACCTCGCCTCCAGCTATCTCTTCCCGACCACCGGCAAGGTGCAGATCCTCGGCGACCGCCTCGGCGGGGTCGACGTCTTCGAACTGCGGCCCCGCATCGGCATGGCCGGCATCGCCATGGCGGACAAGCTCCCCAAGCGCCAGACCGTCCTGCAGACGGTGCTCACCGCCGCCTACGGCATGACGGCGACCTGGCACGAGGACTACGACGAGGTCGACGAGCAGCGCGCCCGCGCGTTCCTCGACCGCCTCGGCATGACCGAGTACCTCGACCGCAGGTTCGGCACGCTCTCCGAGGGCGAGCGCAAGCGCACCCTCATCGCCCGCGCCATGATGACCGACCCCGAGCTGCTGCTCCTCGACGAGCCCGCCGCCGGGCTCGACCTCGGTGGCCGTGAGGACCTGGTCCGCCGCCTCGGCCGGCTCGCCCGTGACCCGTACGCCCCCTCGATGATCATGGTGACCCACCATGTCGAGGAGATCGCGCCCGGATTCACGCACGTCCTGATGATCCGCCAGGGCAAGGTGCTCGCCGCCGGCCCGATGGAGACCGAGCTCACCTCCCGCAACCTCTCGCTCTGCTTCGGCCTGCCGCTCGTCGTCGAGCGCAACGGCGAGCGCTGGTCGGCCCAGGGACTCCCGCTCGGCTGA